From the Streptomyces sp. NBC_01216 genome, the window ACCAAGGTGCTCACCGAGCTGCGCCGCGAGGGCCTGGTCCGGGCCGTCCCCGGCGTCGGGACGGTCGTGCGGACCCCGAGCCGCCCGGTCCGCAACGCCCGCCCCGCGGCCACCCCACGCCCGGCCGGGTCGTCCGAGGCGTCTTCGGGCCAGGTGGCGCTTACGCTCGGACGGATCGTCGCCGCCGCCGTCACGGTCGCCGACGCGGAAGGGCTGGCCGCGGTCTCGATGCGCCGGGTGGCCGCCGAGCTGGCGGTGGCCACCATGTCGCTGTACCGGCACGTGGCCGACAAGGAAGACCTGCTGACGCGGATGATGGACACGGTGATCGCGGAGCGCCCGTTGCCGGCCGAACCCCCGGGCGGCTGGCGTGAGGCGATCGAGCTGGCGGCCCGGCAGCTCTGGGACCTGTTCCGCCGCCACCCGTGGCTCGCACCGGCCCTGTCGGTGACTCGCCCTCAGATGATCACCTCGGCACTGCCGTACAGCGAGTGGATGCTCACCGTCTTGCAGGCGCACGGACTCGACCTGCGGTCCGCCTTCACCGCGCACCTGATGCTGCTCAACTACGCCCGTGGAATCGCCGTCAACCTGGAGACGGAGCGGGAAGCCGAGGCACACAGCGGCCTCGACAGCGAGGAGTGGATGGACACCCAGGAGCCCACGCTCCTGGCGATTCTCGCCACCGGCCGGTTCCCCGCGCTCTCCCGCCTCGCCACGGCCGGTTACGACCTCGACCTCGACGCCCTCTTCGAGTTCGGCCTCCAGCGCCTCCTCGACGGCCTCGCCGCACTCCTCGACGAGAGCTCCGCCGACTGAACGCAGGACGCGAGAGGGCCCGGCGTCGCGCCGGACCGCGCACCGGCCGGACCTCGCACCGGCGTCACCGACGGCACCTCCCAGGCCCGGTGACACCACCCGGGTCACCGGTTCGGCAGGAGACATCGTCAAGCCCGGCCCGGCGGCCCTGTTCTCGCGGTGCGGCGTTCTCGCGGTGCGGCAGGGCCGAAAGGAAGACGGCCGGAGCCCCCGCACAGTGGGCGCTCCTCACCCCCTCTGACCTGCGGTCTTTCCCTGACCAGCACCGGAGCAGAAAAAGTCAGCCCCGTTCAGCCGGTCCTGGGCAATCCTAGGGCCCAATGGGCTACCTCCGTGTTCCCACGGGAACATCCGAGGGAACGCGTATCTCCCAGGGATACGAGCCGTCTGGGAGACGTTCCCGACCGTCGACACGCCGCTGCCCCGGCGTCCTTGCTCACAGGGTTACCGCCCACCCTCAGACCGGGCCGGCGGCGGTCGGGACGGCCGGCCCACAGCAGGCACACCACGGCCCCGGCAC encodes:
- a CDS encoding TetR/AcrR family transcriptional regulator C-terminal domain-containing protein produces the protein MSGQAVSRYSQIVAELRQRIETGELAPGDRVPSTRDITKRWGVAMATATKVLTELRREGLVRAVPGVGTVVRTPSRPVRNARPAATPRPAGSSEASSGQVALTLGRIVAAAVTVADAEGLAAVSMRRVAAELAVATMSLYRHVADKEDLLTRMMDTVIAERPLPAEPPGGWREAIELAARQLWDLFRRHPWLAPALSVTRPQMITSALPYSEWMLTVLQAHGLDLRSAFTAHLMLLNYARGIAVNLETEREAEAHSGLDSEEWMDTQEPTLLAILATGRFPALSRLATAGYDLDLDALFEFGLQRLLDGLAALLDESSAD